The proteins below are encoded in one region of Lactuca sativa cultivar Salinas chromosome 3, Lsat_Salinas_v11, whole genome shotgun sequence:
- the LOC111897346 gene encoding uncharacterized protein LOC111897346: MRELFLEQFCPPSKVAKLKKAIANFEQQLGESLYEAWERYKVLIRNCPQNDLNVQQEVSIFYDGVNVTTRQLLDSQGPLNKKNPVEIKQLIEEFSKHSREYHNPRNDVTRGSANAALEDMLAVMAMLQSMDRRMTKMDQTIHVIQVGCENCNGPHLTKECDLDENGNRKVQACYSSGDRLDEDWRKPKYKKAKEEKYEQRGRGIYQREEPTVEKKSDFESMVTRFAAVPEKRHEVTEATISNQRATTYDEGTTGDDEKPASTLEKSASFDPKYRETTWATSYAIQ; the protein is encoded by the coding sequence ATGCGTGAACTATTTTTGGAACAATTTTGCCCACCATCCAAGGTGGCTAAGCTCAAAAAGGCCATcgccaactttgaacaacaatTGGGGGAATCATTATATGAAGCTTGGGAACGTTATAAAGTTCTAATAAGGAATTGCCCCCAAAATGacctaaatgtgcagcaagagGTCTCGATCTTTTATGATGGGGTGAATGTCACCACCCGCCAACTTCTTGACTCTCAAGGCCCTCTTAATAAGAAAAATCCAGTGGAAATTAAGCAACTTATcgaagaattctctaaacactctagagaataccataatCCACGGAATGATGTGACAAGGGGTTCGGCAAATGCTGCTTTAGAGGATATGTTAGCGGTAATGGCAATGTTGCAAAGCATGGATAGAAGAATGACTAAAATGGACCAAACAATCCATGTTATTCAGGTTGGGTGTGAAAACTGCAATGGGCCGCATTTAACCAAGGAATGTGACCTAGATGAAAATGGAAACCGGAAGGTCCAAGCTTGCTACTCAAGTGGGGATCGTTTAGATGAAGACTGGAGAAAGCCTAAGTATAAAAAGGCCAAGGAAGAAAAGTATGAACAAAGAGGGAGGGGCATTTATCAAAGAGAAGAACCAACGGTTGAGAAGAAATCTGATTTTGAGAGTATGGTCACTCGATTTGCAGCAGTACCTGAAAAAAGGCATGAGGTAACGGAAGCAACAATTAGCAATCAAAGAGCAACAACTTATGATGAAGGAACAACAGGAGATGATGAAAAACCAGCAAGCACTCTTGAGAAATCGGCAAGCTTCGATCCTAAATATAGAGAAACAACTTGGGCAACTAGCTACGCAATTCAATGA
- the LOC111897345 gene encoding DNA repair protein XRCC4, giving the protein MDSARHTCLKLQIPQNPHPFFIKGTWFPSHFNLSITDGLDAWTCNASEEEVKERASNWDQPTSEYIDLSERYLGFQQPDSIYGFADAAGGNKRLSWTFKKEGTKLEWRWKFKPAEDSKKITASILDFLMDANIRLSEEVVMKTKSNEKLKTEAEKCLAQSEKFQNEKAEFETTIYSKFLGVLNSKKAKLREMREKMSNQENNVKSEEEEEEEEEEHVGESSDRTETFEGDSEDDDVEEDTATNVTSTSENKPRGRKRK; this is encoded by the exons ATGGATTCAGCCCGACACACCTGTTTGAAACTCCAAATCCCCCAAAACCCTCATCCATTCTTCATCAAAGGCACCTGGTTTCCTTCTCACTTCAATCTCTCCATAACCGATGGCCTTGACGCTTGGACTTGCAACG CATCAGAAGAGGAAGTGAAGGAGAGAGCTTCTAATTGGGACCAACCGACATCGGAGTACATCGATTTGTCGGAGCGTTACCTAGGGTTTCAACAGCCTGATTCGATTTACGGGTTTGCTGATGCTGCTGGAGGCAATAAAAGA TTATCATGGACATTCAAGAAAGAAGGTACAAAGCTAGAGTGGCGATGGAAGTTTAAACCAGCTGAAGATAGTAAGAAGATAACTGCATCTATACTCGACTTCTTGATGGATGCTAACATACGCCTAAGT GAGGAAGTTGTGATGAAAACAAAGTCAAATGAGAAACTGAAAACAGAAGCTGAAAAGTGTTTAGCACAAAGTGAGAAGTTTCAGAATGAAAAAGCAGAGTTCGAAACCACAATTTATTCTAAG TTTCTTGGTGTATTGAACTCAAAGAAAGCAAAATTAAGAGAGATGAGAGAGAAAATGTCAAATCAGGAAAATAATGTTAaatcagaagaagaagaagaagaagaagaagaagagcatgTGGGAGAATCCAGTGATAGAACAGAGACTTTTGAGGGTGATAGTGAAGATGATGACGTGGAGGAAGACACTGCCACGAATGTCACCAGCACTTCAGAAAACAAGCCACGTGGTAGAAAaagaaagtaa